A region from the Salmonirosea aquatica genome encodes:
- a CDS encoding winged helix-turn-helix domain-containing protein yields the protein MRAKYKPSDYEAFRKRCVEMKEAGWRQKDISAALGLTEGWVSQTLKKYRDSGAQGLLARKATGAPPRMTSDQLEKLVEELKRGAQHHGFSGEIWTRQRVNALIERLFGVSYDPTQVGRILKSWDGSLQKPAKKARQQSTQKVNQWREEVLPGLKKS from the coding sequence ATGAGAGCAAAATACAAACCTAGCGACTACGAAGCTTTCCGGAAGCGCTGCGTAGAGATGAAAGAAGCTGGCTGGCGTCAGAAGGACATTTCGGCCGCGCTTGGGCTGACCGAAGGCTGGGTCAGCCAGACTTTAAAGAAGTACCGAGACTCAGGCGCGCAGGGGCTTTTGGCTCGGAAGGCCACCGGTGCCCCGCCTCGAATGACTAGCGATCAATTGGAGAAGCTGGTGGAGGAACTCAAACGGGGAGCACAACACCATGGGTTCAGCGGAGAGATATGGACCCGACAGCGAGTGAACGCGTTGATTGAAAGGTTGTTCGGTGTAAGCTATGACCCGACCCAAGTGGGCCGTATCCTGAAAAGCTGGGATGGGAGCCTGCAAAAACCAGCCAAGAAAGCCCGCCAGCAGAGTACTCAGAAAGTAAATCAGTGGCGGGAAGAGGTACTTCCAGGACTAAAAAAAAGCTGA